The Lagopus muta isolate bLagMut1 chromosome 4, bLagMut1 primary, whole genome shotgun sequence genome has a window encoding:
- the ELMOD2 gene encoding ELMO domain-containing protein 2 produces the protein MLARLWGLLYSSYFRFWLKWLWRLLTGKCELQRVFEGAKEGARRTLGIEHSLGSSKNKVLRNALNADETEIEKCVRDVMTEKKIEQKDVRFKTNLHMSLLQITGYKKLYLDVENLRKVTYDSDNEEHEEQLIELWNLLMPHENLKARITKQWCDIGFQGDDPKTDFRGMGLLGLVNLVYFSKHYTSEARQILSHSNHPKLGYSYAIVGINLTEMAYSLLKNGALKAHLYNTVPGLPQMEHFHQFYCYLVYEFDKFWFEEEPESIMHFNQYREKFHDKIKGLLLDYDVILTLQNKKKP, from the exons ATGTTGGCGCGCTTGTGGGGGTTGCTGTACAGCAGCTACTTCCGGTTCTGGCTGAAGTGGCTCTGGCGGCTGCTGACGGGGAAGTGCGAGCTGCAGCGCGTCTTTGAGGGCGCGAAGGAGGGCGCGCGGAGGACGCTGGGCATAG AGCATTCACTGGGATCATCAAAAAATAAg GTTCTAAGAAATGCTCTAAACGCTGATGAAACTGAAATAGAGAAGTGTGTCAGAGATGtaatgacagaaaagaaaattgaacaGAAGGATGTCAG GTTTAAGACAAATCTGCATATGTCCTTACTGCAAATAACAGGTTATAAAAAACTTTACTTGGATGTGGAAAACCTGAGGAAGGTCACGTATGATTCAGATAATGAAGAACACGAGGAACAGTTAatagag CTCTGGAATTTGCTGATGCCTCATGAAAATCTGAAGGCCAGAATCACGAAGCAGTGGTGTGACATTGGCTTCCAAGGCGATGACCCCAAAACAGACTTCAGAGGAATGGGCCTGCTGGGATTAGTGAACCTGGT GTATTTTAGTAAGCATTACACCAGTGAAGCTCGACAGATCCTTTCTCATTCAAATCACCCAAAACTGGG ATATTCTTATGCAATAGTTGGAATTAATCTGACTGAAATGGCATACAGCTTACTGAAGAATGGTGCTTTGAAGGCTCATCTCTACAACACAGTCCCTGGATTGCCGCAAATGGAACACTTCCATCAGTTTTACT gtTATCTGGTTTATGAGTTTGATAAGTTTTGGTTTGAAGAAGAACCAGAAAGTATTATGCACTTCAACCAGTACAGAGAAAAATTCCATGACAAGATTAAGGGTCTTCTACTGGATTATGATGTGATATTAACCttgcagaacaaaaagaaaccatAA